In Symphalangus syndactylus isolate Jambi chromosome 14, NHGRI_mSymSyn1-v2.1_pri, whole genome shotgun sequence, one DNA window encodes the following:
- the LOC129462621 gene encoding LOW QUALITY PROTEIN: bifunctional phosphoribosylaminoimidazole carboxylase/phosphoribosylaminoimidazole succinocarboxamide synthetase-like (The sequence of the model RefSeq protein was modified relative to this genomic sequence to represent the inferred CDS: inserted 1 base in 1 codon; deleted 2 bases in 1 codon) encodes MATAEVLNIGKKLYEGKTKEVYELLDSPGKVLLQSKDQITAGNAAXNHLEGKAAISNKITSCIFQLLQEAGIKTAFTRKCGETAFIAPQCEMIPIEWVCRRIATGSFLKGNPGVKEGCKFYPPKVELFFNDDANNHPQWSEEQLIAAKFFFAGLVIGQTEVSIMSHATQAIFEILEKSWLPQNCTLVDTKIEFGVDVTTKEIVLADVIDNDSWRLWPSGDRSQQKDKQSYRDLKEVTPEGLQMVKKNFEWVAERVELLLKSESQCRVVVLMGSTSDLGHCEKIKKACGNFGIPCELRVTSAHKGPDETLRIKAEYEGDGIPTVSVAVAGRRNGLGPVMSGNTAYPVISCPPLTPDWGAQDVWSSLRLPSGLGCSTILSPEGSAQFAAQIFGLNNHLVWSKLRACILNTWVSLKQADKKIRECNL; translated from the exons ATGGCAACAGCTGAGGTACTGAACATTGGTAAAAAATTGTATGAGGGTAAAACAAAAGAAGTCTATGAATTGTTA GATAGTCCAGGAAAAGTCCTCCTACAGTCCAAGGACCAGATTACAGCAGGAAATGCAg agaatcacctggaaggaaAAGCTGCAATCTCAAATAAAATCAccagttgtatttttcagttattaCAGGAAGCAGGTATTAAAACTGCCTTCACCAGAAAATGTGGGGAGACAGCTTTCATTGCACCCCAGTGTGAAATGATTCCAATTGAATGGGTTTGCAGAAGAATAGCAACTGGTTCTTTTCTCAAAGGAAATCCTGGTGTCAAGGAAGGATGTAAGTTTTACCCACCTAAAGTGGAGTTGTTTTTCAATGATGATGCCAATAATCACCCACAGTGGTCTGAGGAACAGCTGATTGCTGCAAAATTTTTCTTTGCTGGACTTGTTATAGGCCAGACTGAAGTGAGTATCATGAGTCATGCTACACAGGCTATATTTGAAATACTGGAGAAATCCTGGTTGCCCCAGAATTGTACACTGGTTGATACGAAGATTGAATTTGGTGTTGATGTAACCACCAAAGAAATTGTTCTTGCTGATGTTATTGACAATGATTCCTGGAGACTCTGGCCATCAGGAGATCGAAGccaacagaaagacaaacagtcTTATCGGGACCTCAAAGAAGTAACTCCTGAAGGGCTCCAAATGGTAAAGAAAAACTTTGAGTGGGTTGCAGAGAGAGTAGAGTtgcttttgaaatcagaaagtcagTGCAGGGTTGTAGTGTTGATGGGCTCTACTTCTGATCTTGGTCACTGTGAAAAAATCAAGAAGGCCTGTGGAAATTTTGGCATTCCATGTGAACTTCGAGTAACATCTGCACATAAAGGACCAGATGAAACTCTGAGGATTAAAGCTGAGTATGAAGGGGATGGCATTCCTACTGTATCTGTGGCAGTGGCAGGCAGAAGAAATGGTTTGGGACCAGTGATGTCTGGGAACACTGCATATCCAGTTATCAGCTGTCCTCCCCTCACACCAGACTGGGGAGCTCAGGATGTGTGGTCTTCTCTTCGACTACCCAGTGGTCTTGGCTGTTCAACCATACTTTCTCCAGAAGGATCAGCTCAATTTGCTGCTCAGATATTTGGATTAAACAACCATTTGGTATGGAGCAAACTGCGAGCATGCATTTTGAACACATGGGTTTCCTTGAAGCAGGCTGACAAGAAAATCAGAGAAtgtaatttataa